Within Thermococcus indicus, the genomic segment AACACCCTCGTGTCCACGGCCTTTGCCAGGGTCGAGCCTGGAATGAACGCCCAGGACATCATAAACAACCCCGAGCCACTCTGGGGCGACTACAAGCTCGTCCTCAAGATCGACAACCCTGCCCCTGACCAGAACAAGGTCATCATCGATGACATAAAGATCACCTTCCTCGGTAGGAGCTACGGAACCATGGGTACCGACTACCTTGGAAGGGACCTCTGGGCAGGCATCATCTGGGGTAGCAGGGTCTCGCTCGTCATAGGTATACTCGTTTCCGTCCTCAGTACCGTCATCGGTCTCGTCTACGGAGTTACAAGTGCGTACCTCGGTGGAAACGCCGACGAGTTCATGATGCGTATCAACGAGATCTTCGCTTCAATACCGAGCCTGCCGATACTCATCCTCATAGGTGCCACGGTGGGACACGTGACCCTGATGTTCATAGTCCTGCTGCTGGTCATCTTCGGATGGATGGGAATAGCGAGGATTGCGAGAAGTATGGCCCTTCAGATCAAGGAGCAGACCTACATCGAGGCTGCCAGGGCCCTCGGTGCCGGAAACGGAAGGATAATCTTCAAGCACATACTGCCGCAGCTCCTGCCCTACGCCTTCGCAGTTATAGCCCTCAGCGTTCCGGGTGCGGTTATCGCCGAGGCTTCCCTGAGCTTCCTTGGTATTGGAGACCCGACGGCCGTTACCTGGGGACAGATACTCAACGCGGCCCAGGCGCAGGCGGCGACGACCAAGGGTTACTGGTGGTGGGTCCTTCCGCCCGGGCTTGGCATCGCTGTCGTCGGCCTGACCTTCGTCCTCATCGGTACGGCCCTCGATAAGATACTCAACCCGAGGCTCAGGAAGCTGTGAGGTGGTGTAAATGGTCAAGAACGTACTCGAAGTTAAGAACCTCAAGATGTATTACTTCACCAACAAGGGTGTCGTCAAGGCCGTCGATGACCTTACCTTCAACCTCAAGAAGGGTGAGGTGCTGGGACTTGCCGGTGAGAGCGGATGCGGCAAGTCCTCCCTCGGTTTTACCCTTATGGGAATGCCCACCGCACCGGGTAAGATAGTCGGAGGCAGCATCAAGATCGATGGCAGGGAGATAGTCGGTCTCCCCGAGGACGTCCTCAGGAAGGAGGTCCGCTGGCAGAAGATAGCCATGATATTCCAGGGTGCCATGAACGCCCTCAACCCGGTTTACACCGTCGGTCACCAGATGATCGAGCCGCTCCTCCTCCACAAGGGCATGAGCAAGGACGATGCCATTGACAGGGCCCAGAAGTACCTTGAGCTCGTGGGTCTCGACCCCGAGATCGTCTACCGCTACCCCCACGAGCTCTCGGGAGGTATGAAGCAGCGTGTCATCATAGCCTCGGCCCTCCTGCTTGAGCCGGAGGTGGTCATAGCCGATGAGCCGACAACGGCCCTCGATGTCGTTGTCCAGGCCCAGATCATCAACCTCCTGAAGAAGCTCAAGAAGGAGCTCGGTCTCTCTATGATATTCATCACCCACGACCTCAGCATCCTCGCCGAGATCAGCGACCGCGTTGCCATCATGTACGCGGGCAAGATCGTCGAGATTGGAGACAGCGAGAAGATCTACTACGAGCCGGCCCACCCGTACACCCAGAAGCTCCTCTCAGCCATACCGAGGCTCCACGAGGACATTGAGAGGCTTGAGTTCATCCCGGGACAGCCGCCCAACCTCATCAACCCGCCAAAGGGATGCCGCTTCAACCCAAGGTGCCCCTACGTTATGCAGGTCTGTAAGGAACAGGAACCCGAGCTGAAGGAAGTTGATAAGGACCACTACGCCGCATGCTGGCTGCTGTGAGGTGTGAGAAATGGCCGAGCCGGTACTTAAAGTTGAAAACCTCAAGAAGTACTTCCCCATCAAGAGAGGCTTCGTGGACACCATCAAGGGTGCCCCGCAGAAGAAGGTTCACGCCGTTGACGGCATAAGCTTCGAGATATACAAGCAGCAGGTCTTCGCACTGGTTGGTGAGAGCGGCTGTGGTAAGTCCACCACCGGAAAGCTCATCGTCAAGCTCCTCGAGCCGACGGACGGAAGGATATACCTTGAGGGCAACGACGTCACCCACGTCAAGACCAGGGAGGAGATACTCAACTACCGCAGGCATGTGCAGATGATATTCCAGGACCCATTCAGTTCGATGAACCCGCGCTTCAGGATATTCGACATCCTCGAGGAGCCGCTGCTCATACACGGCATCGGTGAAACCAAGGCCGAGCGCGAGGAGCTCATCTACAAGGCCCTCGAGATGGTCAAGATAACCCCGCCGGAGGACTACGTCGGCAGGTTCCCGCACATGCTCTCCGGTGGTCAGAGGCAGCGTGTGGCCATAGCCAGGGCCCTCATCCTCAACCCGACCTTCGTCGTCGCCGACGAGCCGGTCTCGATGCTTGACGTGTCCATCCGTGCAGAGGTTCTCGAGCTGATGAAGGAGCTCAAGGAGAAGATGGGCGTCACCTACCTCTACATCACCCACGACATGTCCACCGCCAGGTACTTCGCCGACTGGATGGCGGTCATGTACCTGGGCAGGATTGTAGAGATGGGACCGGTAGAGAAGGTCATCGACAACCCGCTCCACCCGTACACAAGGGCACTGCTCTCCGCCGTTCCGGAGCCCAAACCGGAGCGCAGGAACGTCATCAAGGAGCTGCCCATCAAGGGTGAGGTTCCCAACGCCGTTGACATACCGCCCGGATGCCGCTTCCACCCGAGGTGCATCTACGCCCAGAAGGGACTCTGCGACACCAAGCACCCGCAGCTCGTCGAGTACGAGCACAACCACTTCGCCGAGTGCCACCTCGTCGGCAAGTACTGATCTTCTTCTTTTCTTTACTCTGGGTGATGCCTATGGGAACGTTCAGGGATGCCATGGAGTACCCTCTTCTCAGGGCCGGTCTGATAATGCTCGTCCTCGCCCTCGTCATATCCGCGGCGGGTTTCTACCGCGTTGGCAAGGTTTACTCTGCCAGCGGAACCCTTGGGGAGGGAATGCACTACCTGGGTGATGATAAATTCGAGACTGAGTACCTGTACCACAACAGAACGCTGATCCTCTCCTCTTCGGGTGCCAACCTCTCCCTGCTTCAGGGGACCGAAATGACCAACTACACGCTTGTGAACCGCGAGATAACGCTCCACCCGAGCGAGAGGCCGGTGATATACATTTTTAACGGGAGCGTGAACTATACTTACAGCGCGACGGCCGTTGACTACCCCTACGCCATCTACTCGGTGGTGGCCTTCGTGCTGATGCTTGTGGGAGTCGTTATGGCTTTCATGGGGTACTCCCAGCTGCTGAGGGACGTGAAGGAGGGTAGGAGATGAGGGAGCTTGATTACAGCGCCGTCATTGAGAGGATAACCGGGTTCATAAGGGAGAGCGTTGATGGAGCCGGCGCCGATGGCGTCGTCGTTGGTATAAGCGGGGGCATAGACAGCGCCACCGTCGCATATCTCGCCGTGGAGGCCCTCGGAAAGGAGCGGGTTCTTGGCCTGATAATGCCCTACTACGAGAACCGCGACCTTGACGACGCCCGGCTCGTCTGCGAGAGCCTGGGGATTGACTACAAGGTGGTCAACATAAAACCCATCGTCGATGAGTTCGAGAGGGCCGTTGGGGGGCTCGACACCAGGAGCAGGGGAAACGTGATGGCAAGGACGAGGATGGTCCTGCTTTATGCCCACGCCAACGCCAAAAACTACCTCGTCCTCGGAACCAGCAACAGGAGCGAGGTTCTCACGGGATACTTCACCAAATGGGGTGACGGTGCCAGCGACTACGCCCCGCTCATAAACCTCTACAAGACCGAGGTCTGGGAGATAGCAAAGCTCCTTGGAGTTCCGGAGAGGATAATCAAAAAGAAGCCGTCGGCCGGCCTGTGGGAGGGACAGACGGACGAGGACGAGCTCGGGATAAGCTACCGCCTCCTCGACGAGATACTCTGGCGCATGATTGACCTTGGAATGGAGAAGGCTGAAATAGCGAGGGAGCTTGGAATAAGCGTCGAGAGGGTCGAATACGTCGAAAGACTGGTAAAGGGCAGCGAGCACAAGAGGCGCCTTCCGGTTGGCCCTGCCCTCTGAGGTGAGTCCATGAGGAGGGGATACCTCTTAGTTTTTCTAGCCGCGTCTAGCTGGGGTACCCTTGGGATATTTGCCAAGTACCTCGACGGCTTCGGCCTCAGCCCGTTCACGATGGTCTTTTACCGCGTTCTCTTCGCGCTGATGCTCCTCGGTACGTACCTTGAGCTCAGGGGGATTGGACTGTCCATAGGGAGGGAGAGGCTGAAGTTCTACGCCATCTACGGATTCTTCAGCATCTTCCTCTTCTACACCCTCTACTTCTACACCGTGACCATCTCATCGGTCTCCTTCGCGGTTCTCCTCCTCTACACCGCCCCGGTGTACTCGATAGTCCTGGGCAGGTTGATCTTCAAAGAGCCCCTGAGGAGGGAGAAGCTCATCGCCCTCTTCATGGTCATGGCGGGCGTAGTCCTCGTCAACGGTTCCGGGGCCGAGTTCTCGACCCGGGCGCTCCTCTTCGGCCTCCTGACCGGACTGACCTACGCTCTCTACGGGGTTCTGGCCAAGCTCGCGGTGAGGAAGGAGGAGCCCGAGAAGGCCCTCTTCTACACCCTCCTGTTTGGACTCCTGTTCCTCCTTCCCTTCACTGACTTCAGCGTCCCAACGGCGGCGGTTCCGTATCTCTTCGCACTGGCGCTCTTCCCAACGTTTCTCGGTTACATCCTCTACAACCACGCGCTGAAGGAGGTTGAGGTCAGCAGGGCCAGCATAGTTGCCACCATAGAACCCGTGGTCGCCATAGTCCTGGCGTTCGTTCTCTTTGGCGAGAGGCTGAGTGCGGCACAGCTCGCCGGCGCCGCCCTGATCATAGGGGGCTCAATGATAGTGCACATGGGGGAGAAGGAGGGGCCGAAGGAAGCCCGCTAGACGTGGAAGTACCTCTCGAGCTCCCACTCCGTCACCTTCTTTGTTTCCGGGGGAATGTCCCGTGAGGCCAGGTACTCCAGGTAGTCTTCCCACTCGCGTTCTTTGTACTCCACGAAGTTCCCGTAGGCACCGCCCAGGGCCTCCCTGACGACCCGGTCCCTCTTCAGCTCGTCAAGGGCCTCCCCGAGGCTTCCGGGCAGGGTACCTATCCCGAGTCCGGCCCTCTCGGAGTCTTCCATCTCGTAGACGTTTGCCTCGGTGTACGCCTCCGGCTCCAGCCTTCTTTTTATTCCGTCGAGTCCGGCCATTAGAACCGCCGCGAATGCCAGGTATGGGTTGGCGCTGGGGTCCGGACACCTGTACTCTATCCTGGCTCCGTTGCCCCAGAACGCGGGGACCCTTATCAGGGTGCTCCTGTTGCGGTAGCCCCAGCTGATGTAAACGGGGGCCTCGTAGCCGGGGACGAGGCGCTTGTAGCTGTTCACCGTCGGGTTCGTGACGGCTGAGAGGGCCCTCGCGTGCTTCAGCAGACCGCCGAGGAAGTGCAGTGCGGTCTCACTGAGGCCGTCCTCCCCGATGAACGCGTTCTCCCCGTCCCTCCAGAGGCTTATGTGGAGGTGCATCCCGTTCCCGGGAAATCCGTGGATGGGCTTGGGCATGAAGGTCGCGTATAAACCGCGCATCTCGGCTACCGCTTTGACGATGTATTTGAAGCTGACTATGTTGTCCGCCGTTTTGAGGGCCTCATCGTAGCGGAAGTCTATCTCGTGCTGGGACTTCCCGACCTCGTGATGGAGAACCTCCGGGACGAGGCCAAAGGCCGGCATGTAGAGCGCTATCTCCCTCCTCAGTGTGCGGGCCCTGTCGAGGGTGACGAGGTCAAAATAGCCCCCGCTGTCGGGGATGTGGAGCTCCCAGGTTCCGTTCTTTTTGAAGAGGTAGAACTCCGGCTCCGGGCCGATGTATGCCCTGAATCCCTCCTTCTCAAGCCTCTCGATCGCCGCCCTGAGCACCCCCCTCGGATCCGCGCCGTAGGGGCTTCCGTCCTTGTAGATGTATCCGTAGACCCTCGCTATTCCCTCCCACGGAACCTCTGCGTAGGTGGTCGGATCGGGCTTCAGAACGAGGTCGCTGTCCTCTATTCCCTGGAAGCCCGGAATTGAGGAGCCGTCAAAGGCTATCCCCTCCGCCAGCGCGTCTTCGTATCTATCCACGGGTATCTCCATGCCCTTTGGAACCCCGTTGATGTCGACGAAGACCAGCTGGACGAACCCCGGAGACCTTGCCCCATGACCAATTCCAACCGTGGAAATTTCGTTCATTTTTATCACCATTAACTGCTTTAACGTTCAGTTTTTATGCCAAATTACTGAACGAACAATCTGATAAAAGCCTTTTTACTGGATTTTTGTCACTATGACGAGCGGGTGTGTGGGACTTTCCCCCTTTGACAGCAAAATGTTCATCCCATTGTCAAAATCAGCTGAAATTTACATTTTAATGTTAAACAAAGCTTTTTGTGCTCCGGCCGTAGCCATAAACATGACAAAAGCGGAGGACATACTGAACCGCGAGATAGCGAGGATGAACCTTCACCTTCCCGCGCTTCGTCCCACCCTTTCCCAGCTCCTGGCGGAGGGGGAGCCAGGAGTTAGGCTCCGCGACGGGAGCTATCACTACTTCCGGCGCTCCGAGCTCGAGTACCTGAGGGGCCTTGTGGACGGTGATGAGTGCGAGCGCCTCAGGGTGCCCATAGTCCTGGAGATAAGCACCCTCCACAGGGGCTACTTCAGGGTCAGGGGGCGCATTGAGGTCAAGGTCATAGATAAAGTCCTTGGTAACTACAGCATCCTTGAGGAAAAGGACGAGGAGCTTTATCCCCGCTACCTGCTCCCGAGGATTAGACGGGCTCTCCCGACCACCACAACCTACGCGTTCATAGCGGAGTGATGACCATGGACGAGGACACCAAGGTTCTCAGGGACTACCTGACCTTCACGGTGCCCCACGTCACCGTGCTGGCGGGGGCCATTCTGGGCGTCATGATGATTCTAGGGGTTCCCGTTAACCTTGCCCTGGGGATTTTTGCCAGCCTGTATGGTGCAATGCTCCTGATCCTCGGTATGATAATCCGCCCCCACGTCTCAGGTATCCGTGCGTACTGGCTTTTTATTGCGTTCACGGTTTTTCTCATCCTCTCCGGGTGCTTTCTGTCCCTGTACGGTAGGTAAATTTATATCCAATTGGACTTAATAATGACCGGTGAGGTTTATGAAAAAGGCGGGCGTTTTACTGCTGTCCCTGTTGCTGCTTTCCACCGCTCACCTTGTCTCCGCCCAATCCGGACTTGTGACCTCCGACGCAATTTCGGTTGTGAGGGGCGACTACTCCGAGGGGGTACTGACTCTCAGGAGCACCGTTGGATTCACCTATCATGTAGTTAGCTACAGGGGTTTCCTGGTGTTTGATGAGAACATGAACCGTGTTAACGGGTTCAATTTCACAATCTCTCCGTCAGTGTTCACCGACTGGCAGGGGGGCGATACCCACACCGTGCGCTATCGGCTGGAGTGCCCGCGCAACGTCTCCCCCGACAATTACACACTTCGGCTCAATTTTATTGCATCGACGCAA encodes:
- a CDS encoding ABC transporter permease; this translates as MRWVDVKEGFKEFLEEFKREKTGIAGVILLILLVLVALTAPYTTIPDLPDKWRSSAYWEDNPKNVPPTWYNMFTSQKLVPQVAYYSDELSITHPSNTEILIEAPYSFSKGYYLGPQGIIIRNINVTLNLPSEAPTYSLYLERPDGKTVPLVDNKPLTSSTTIAVGRDAAISANIYVWLVNVTEGRELDPLQAQMDPIVIMNINTLVSTAFARVEPGMNAQDIINNPEPLWGDYKLVLKIDNPAPDQNKVIIDDIKITFLGRSYGTMGTDYLGRDLWAGIIWGSRVSLVIGILVSVLSTVIGLVYGVTSAYLGGNADEFMMRINEIFASIPSLPILILIGATVGHVTLMFIVLLLVIFGWMGIARIARSMALQIKEQTYIEAARALGAGNGRIIFKHILPQLLPYAFAVIALSVPGAVIAEASLSFLGIGDPTAVTWGQILNAAQAQAATTKGYWWWVLPPGLGIAVVGLTFVLIGTALDKILNPRLRKL
- a CDS encoding ABC transporter ATP-binding protein; its protein translation is MVKNVLEVKNLKMYYFTNKGVVKAVDDLTFNLKKGEVLGLAGESGCGKSSLGFTLMGMPTAPGKIVGGSIKIDGREIVGLPEDVLRKEVRWQKIAMIFQGAMNALNPVYTVGHQMIEPLLLHKGMSKDDAIDRAQKYLELVGLDPEIVYRYPHELSGGMKQRVIIASALLLEPEVVIADEPTTALDVVVQAQIINLLKKLKKELGLSMIFITHDLSILAEISDRVAIMYAGKIVEIGDSEKIYYEPAHPYTQKLLSAIPRLHEDIERLEFIPGQPPNLINPPKGCRFNPRCPYVMQVCKEQEPELKEVDKDHYAACWLL
- a CDS encoding ABC transporter ATP-binding protein, whose product is MAEPVLKVENLKKYFPIKRGFVDTIKGAPQKKVHAVDGISFEIYKQQVFALVGESGCGKSTTGKLIVKLLEPTDGRIYLEGNDVTHVKTREEILNYRRHVQMIFQDPFSSMNPRFRIFDILEEPLLIHGIGETKAEREELIYKALEMVKITPPEDYVGRFPHMLSGGQRQRVAIARALILNPTFVVADEPVSMLDVSIRAEVLELMKELKEKMGVTYLYITHDMSTARYFADWMAVMYLGRIVEMGPVEKVIDNPLHPYTRALLSAVPEPKPERRNVIKELPIKGEVPNAVDIPPGCRFHPRCIYAQKGLCDTKHPQLVEYEHNHFAECHLVGKY
- a CDS encoding NAD+ synthase is translated as MRELDYSAVIERITGFIRESVDGAGADGVVVGISGGIDSATVAYLAVEALGKERVLGLIMPYYENRDLDDARLVCESLGIDYKVVNIKPIVDEFERAVGGLDTRSRGNVMARTRMVLLYAHANAKNYLVLGTSNRSEVLTGYFTKWGDGASDYAPLINLYKTEVWEIAKLLGVPERIIKKKPSAGLWEGQTDEDELGISYRLLDEILWRMIDLGMEKAEIARELGISVERVEYVERLVKGSEHKRRLPVGPAL
- a CDS encoding EamA family transporter; amino-acid sequence: MRRGYLLVFLAASSWGTLGIFAKYLDGFGLSPFTMVFYRVLFALMLLGTYLELRGIGLSIGRERLKFYAIYGFFSIFLFYTLYFYTVTISSVSFAVLLLYTAPVYSIVLGRLIFKEPLRREKLIALFMVMAGVVLVNGSGAEFSTRALLFGLLTGLTYALYGVLAKLAVRKEEPEKALFYTLLFGLLFLLPFTDFSVPTAAVPYLFALALFPTFLGYILYNHALKEVEVSRASIVATIEPVVAIVLAFVLFGERLSAAQLAGAALIIGGSMIVHMGEKEGPKEAR
- the glnA gene encoding type I glutamate--ammonia ligase; the protein is MNEISTVGIGHGARSPGFVQLVFVDINGVPKGMEIPVDRYEDALAEGIAFDGSSIPGFQGIEDSDLVLKPDPTTYAEVPWEGIARVYGYIYKDGSPYGADPRGVLRAAIERLEKEGFRAYIGPEPEFYLFKKNGTWELHIPDSGGYFDLVTLDRARTLRREIALYMPAFGLVPEVLHHEVGKSQHEIDFRYDEALKTADNIVSFKYIVKAVAEMRGLYATFMPKPIHGFPGNGMHLHISLWRDGENAFIGEDGLSETALHFLGGLLKHARALSAVTNPTVNSYKRLVPGYEAPVYISWGYRNRSTLIRVPAFWGNGARIEYRCPDPSANPYLAFAAVLMAGLDGIKRRLEPEAYTEANVYEMEDSERAGLGIGTLPGSLGEALDELKRDRVVREALGGAYGNFVEYKEREWEDYLEYLASRDIPPETKKVTEWELERYFHV
- a CDS encoding DUF61 family protein, which produces MTKAEDILNREIARMNLHLPALRPTLSQLLAEGEPGVRLRDGSYHYFRRSELEYLRGLVDGDECERLRVPIVLEISTLHRGYFRVRGRIEVKVIDKVLGNYSILEEKDEELYPRYLLPRIRRALPTTTTYAFIAE